The Caretta caretta isolate rCarCar2 chromosome 15, rCarCar1.hap1, whole genome shotgun sequence genome window below encodes:
- the LOC125623121 gene encoding T-box transcription factor TBX6, translating to MLHASRDLYIGGSRHQCQDRHQHGESCSLGHQQRAPMLMPDCDAVPPCSRCRGFFPQFQMMPLHSSQLPSFHNEGCFPPSSINGSYGRVHLSLENKALWEEFYTLGTEMIITKSGRRMFPSCKVIVTGLNPHSLYLMLVDIVPLDNARYKWHCGHWEPVGKADPHFPSHFYLHPDSPAPGSHWMKEPVSFQRLKITNNTLEQCEHIILHSMHKYQPRFHVVLTSAHTLTLPWNAVATFVFPETTFMAVTAYQNSKVTQLKIDNNPFAKGFRENGLSYKKNRGKNVRGTEMVKQGSAEETGCDPLTDESVATLQGYWSLH from the exons ATGCTTCATGCCTCGAGGGACCTGTATATCGGTGGCTCAAGGCACCAGTGCCAAGACAGGCACCAGCATGGTGAAAGCTGCAGCTTGGGCCACCAACAGAGGGCACCAATGCTGATGCCAG ACTGTGACGCTGTCCCCCCATGCAGCAGATGCCGAGGCTTCTTCCCTCAATTCCAGATGATGCCCCTTCATAGCTCACAACTCCCTTCCTTCCATAATGAGGGCTGCTTCCCTCCATCCTCCATAAATGGTTCCTATGGCAGGGTCCATCTCTCTCTGGAGAACAAAGCACTGTGGGAGGAGTTCTACACACTTGGCACTGAAATGATCATCACCAAATCTGGCAG ACGTATGTTCCCATCTTGCAAAGTGATTGTTACCGGCCTGAACCCTCACTCTCTCTACCTGATGCTGGTGGATATTGTACCTTTGGACAACGCTCGGTATAAATGgcactgtggccactgggagccagtTGGAAAAGCTGATCCCCATTTCCCCAGTCACTTCTACCTCCATCCAGATtctccagctcctggcagtcaCTGGATGAAAGAACCAGTCTCCTTCCAGAGACTCAAGATCACCAACAATACTCTGGAGCAGTGTGAACAT ATTATATTGCATTCAATGCACAAATACCAACCACGATTCCATGTGGTGCTGACCAGCGCACATACACTCACCCTGCCCTGGAATGCTGTGGCCACCTTTGTGTTCCCAGAAACAACTTTTATGGCTGTGACAGCCTATCAGAATTCCAAG GTTACCCAGCTGAAGATTGATAACAATCCATTTGCGAAGGGGTTCCGAGAGAATGGACTCAGCTATAAGAAGAACCG AGGGAAAAATGTTAGAGGTACTGAAATGGTAAAGCAAGGAAGTGCTGAGGAGACAGGCTGTGACCCCCTCACCGATGAGTCTGTAGCCACACTGCAAGGATACTGGTCTCTCCACTGA